The genomic DNA AAGGAAAAGGAACGGAGGGCCAAGCTGAAAGGGAGTGTGATGGGGGAGAGTAAAAGATACTCCAGTAAATATGCACTCAGTAGCAAAGTATATTGTGGATGCTGTGGGGCCATTTTTAAACGCCGAACCTGGAACAGCAATAATCCATCCAAAAAAGTAGTATGGCAATGCAAAACGTATGTCAATAAAGGTAAAGTAGCCTGTGATGCCAAATCAGTCGATGAACCCATTTTACATTCCGCGTTTGTACGATTGTTCAACCGGATGTATAAGAATAAGAAAGGATTCATGAAGACGTTGAAAGCCAATATTGAATCGGTACTTTCCAGCAGAGTAGGGCAAGAACCGCTATTGGACATCGAAGGACAGATGCAACAATTGAAATCCGACTTGAAGGAATTAGTGAATCTTAAGCTACGGAATCAGATGGATGAGACGGTTTATGCTGAAGAAACAAACAGGCTTTCCAGTGAACTAAACGAGCTACGACAACAGAAGCTGACACTGGAGCAGGAGCATGAGCAGCAAGCAAAAATCAAGGAGCGTGTAGATGAGATTATTCAAGTACTAAGCACACAGCAGGATATACTGGAACAATTTAATGATAACCTATTTAATGCGTTGGTGGAGAAGATCACGATTCTCTCACCAGCGCATTTTGTTTTTACCTTGAAAAGTGGAATGAGCATAGACGAAATACTGGACTAACGAAACCATAGACTAAAGTGATCAATGGGCTAACGAGTAAATGTGGGTTGTATGACGGGAAGGATCAATCGAATCCCGTCTTTTACTCCTTCCATATAGATGGACTGTTTGTCCTGACTTAGTTGATAGCCTATTGCTTCTTCCCATTCAGATAGCAGACGTTGAATATCTTCGTTTTGGTTGGTTTTGAATTGATCCATTTGAGTGAATAGATTTTTGTCCTCAGATGAACATGAAGCCTGTTGTTCACTGGCGAGTTCTAATTGATAAAATCGTTGGCGTAATGCTTCCAGAAACCAATCTGGCCAATTTGGCATAACGTATTTTCCCTCCCGTTGTTTGAGTGTGTGTATGTTAACTCTGATGGGGAGGGATGGCAAGTCATTATTTAATAACCTAATTAAGATGATACGAGTTATTGATGAATCTTTATCAATAGTTCGTTTGTTTAGAATATTAAAATATTAAGAAGAGTAGAATTCTTCTACAGATAGTGCCTCTATAGAACTGCAATAAAAATCAATAAATCCAAATCCATCATTCTCTCCATAGCCACTGTCGTCATGGACATGATATTGTTGGCTACTTACTAACCCTGATTTTTTCATATCATGGATAACCAAACTATCATTTAAGGGTAATGTTGTTGCTTTTCGTAGTGTAAGATCGTAAACGTTGTGATATCTTATTTTTATTTTAAAGGGTTCCTTTGTTTCTAAAATAATTACACAGAAAGAAATATCTAAGCTCCCAATATAGTTATCTTCATAATCAGCCTCAATTTCGTAATCAATTTTAACTATTCTTTCGTAAGCCCAAGCGCCAAGCTTATTTAGTTTATTTGTTATGATTTCGTAATTTTTAACCATATTATTCTTCCCCTCACTTATTAATCAACAAATTTTATCCTATTTGTTTTACGATCTATTTTACCTCTTCTCATTCTGCCTGTGGAAGGGTCAATGAAATATACAATTTTTTCTTTAAGAGTTTTTCCTGCATCTTGATAGATATACTCATGCAAATGCGGATCAGTGTGATGAGCAGAATTGCCATGATCGCTATAATCAACTCTATATTTTTGTTTTCCTCCTTGGTCATAAATGACTCTAGACTTTTCGACCTGTCCACTAGAGCCTAATCTATTAAAGTCTAATCTATCCCCAGGGGTTCCTTGTGTAGGAGCATAGTTGTTTTTATAATAATTATCAGGTAAGAATGGCTCCTTTGCAAAATCATCATTTTTATTGTTCAGCCCAGCTTGAGTTGTAGGTTTAAAAGGCTCAGACGAATTTTTTGTGGTGACGCTTTTTTGATCTATTTTTTGTTGGATTCTCCGTATGTTTTCCTTTGCAAGTCGAGCGCTCTCAGAGGCTCCTTCTTTTCCCATTCTGGAGAATTCATTTTTGAGAGCTCTGCCTTCACCACCTCGACCATCAAGTGCCAACGGCTCTCGTGTTATATTTGCATAGCTCATCCATCGTTGTTCTTCTGGTGTAATGCCCACTTGGTTGGATAGGATCAAAAAGTCCCCTGGATAATTTTGTTTCCAGTCATCGTAGTATTTAAAATCTGGATCTCCATTTGCTTTACGAACTACCCCGTCCTCCGCACGGTAGCTTCCTAGTGGAATTTCAGGTCTGTAATTCTCATATGCAGCCCAATGTTGATGGTCTCTATTAATTTTCTCATACTCTTCATCACTAATCTTAGGAGGAGAGTTTTCTTTTTCTGCTTTCTGGGCAGCTTTAGCTCTAGCTTCTTCTTTTTCTTTATAATCCCTGAGCATTTTATCTTGAACACTTTTAGGAACCTGCTGGTATGCATGAACCATAGCATTCGATTCTTTCAGCAGGTTCTGAACTAACTCCAATGGGCCACCTGAATCAGTCAGATGACGTGCACTCGTGTACACTTTCCCCAGTATCCACTTGCTATAGTAGGCTTGTCTGGCTTGCTCATGCTCGTATTGACTGATCAACCCTTGGAGCGCTAAACCAGCCAAGTGTTTCAGTGGATGAACTCCGCTATCCTTGCTGCCTCCAATCGTAGGAGTTCCCTTGCTCCGAACGGGGATTGCTGCGGTTGCTTGTAAAATGGTTGATGCTACTTTACCTGCTGGCCCACCTACCGTATTCAACATCACATTGGCTACGTTCCCAACTACCGGAATGGAACCTAATAGCTTGGATATCGTCCCCATCAAAGCATTAGCCTTCTGAAGCTCAGCTGGAGTCGTAATTTTTGCTTTAGGAGTAGGGGCTTGGCTGCTCTTGGCTGCTGATTGAGCTGCTTCATATGCTTTTATACTCATTAATGGTGGCTCTGGGACAGGAGGGAGGTCAGCCACGAAAACGGGTGCTTTCACCGTTCCTTCCTGATAAATTACTGGAGCGTGGGTATCCGTCTCCCCATCCAGCACCATGCTGCTGGCTCCACCTTTTAAGTATAGCGCCGTACCAGCTTCGAGTGATAGTTCCTCACCTGCATCGAGCCTCACATGACCACCCTGAATTTGTACATCCCCCGGACTGTTGATGGTGATGCCCGTATCCTCGTGCAGTGTAATAGAAAATCCATCGGAGGTAGAAAGGGTCAGTTCTTGCTCAGACATTTCTACGCCGCTACCTTGCACATGTTGCCATACCTTCACATTCGGCTGTCCATTTGTGTGGCGTTGTTGTCGTAACGAATCCGTCACATAGGCATCCTGTTCGCGGTGTGTAGGCAGATACAGTTCTACTTGTTCCCCGATCTCAGGCATATCGTACCAGCCACTGTGTTCTTCGGCTACATATCTTGTCGCCACGGGAAACCAGCAGGCTTTGGCAGGATCTTGCTTCGGATCGATGTCCAGTTGAAGCTGTACGAAATCCTGTTGTACCTTGAGCACCGTTCCCGTTAGTGAAATTCCAGTAGCCTGATCGTTTTCATAACGGGCATAGCGGATATTCTGTTCGGCTTGAAGATCATAACGGGTGCGCAGTAAGCCATCTGCTAACTGTGTCACTGCCCGAACGACGACCAGTTCTTTGCCTTGTCCAATGGGCAACGTGATGAGGTCACCTAGCGCGTAGTATTGCAGACTTTCAATCATATAGGTGACATAAGAGCCAGCACGTTGTTCTCCGGGCTTTTCCGCATCCAACTCATGAAACGTTTTTCGTACCCTGTAAAACACATCTCGTTCCACTTTGTGCTGCTTGCCTTCCGGCATCCCGAAGAAAACCTTGGGCGAGGCTGCGGTCACTTCTGGCACAAGTATTGAACCAAAGTGAGAAGCGAGGCGTTTTAAAAATGCCCAATCGGTCTCCTCATATTGTAAAACAAAAGTATCCAGTTTGGCATAATTAGTTATGGTATCAATGGCGTCTCCATACTCATATTTACGAACCATCGAGGTGACCAGTTCATCATAGGTACGGTGAATATCCTGATAGGAACGTTTTTTCAGCTTGATATCCATTTGATAGGAATGGGAAGCAGCCTCCAATTCAAAGGTGTATACTCCACGTATACAATGTACGGTCATACGCGTAACAATCCCGTGGAACAGCCTTCTCAGCGATTGTCCCTGATCATCCAACTGACGAATGACAATTGGCTCTTGCTCCATATCCTGCCCGATGCATGCGACTCCTTGTTCTTCTGAGAGCAGCCCACTGATATGTAAAAAGGTATGATCATTAATGGTACGTGTTATTTGAAGTTGTTCGATGTGTTGTGGCTGAAAGGGACCATAAAAGCGTAGGCTTTCATACCCGATCCCATCTGATAATATGCTCAAGTGAGTTCATAACTCCTTTCCAAATGTGATAGCTGTTTCCTCAATTAAAGGACGTCATTTTTAATTCGGTTCTGGAGGTTTAGAGGTGATATTTAAATAACAACCCAGCATATGTATTTATCGGTCAAAAGAGATATTTAGTTTACAGAATGACCCATTGGAAGTGGTATTTACAATGTGTATTTTTGGAAGGGATAGGTGTGGGAAGAGAGAAAGCTGATAGTAATTTTGAGCAATTGTCTTTCAAAGTCAGGAACAGGGCTGATTTAATCGTGATCATTGATTCGGGTAAATTAAATACAGGCTCATATTGAATCAGTGGGATCAATAGAAGTGAAGTGAAGCAGGGCATTATCTGGAAAAAGGAGTGTTCTGGGAAGGAGTAGCTTTTGATAATATAGGTAATATATATAATAAAAAGGAATATATCCCTTTCGCTGTCTCGACACATGTGGAGTGCGTGGTAGTAATATATTTGAAATAGGTTGGTGGCAATAGGTTAAATGGTTTTTAACTAAATATAGAAGTGTGTTTTATGTTCCCCCGGACGAATGGTTCGGGGGATTTTTTTGACCCCCGGGGTCTTACTTTTACGCAGAAAAGAGTGGCGAAGTGCGATAATATGAAATATAATCGTATTTCATATTATCGTTTGACAAAACAAATTGGATGTGATTTAATGTGTAATATAGAATTATTTCAAAAAATGCAATCTGATGTTTGAGGGTGATTTATTTGGAGAAAAGAGGATTAAAAGAGTTCGTAACATTCGTTCCAGGTATAAATCCAACAAGGGCGCAAAAACAGTTTAGTACTCAAGTAATAAATTATTATGACCAGTCGTCTTTTGAAGCTGATTATAATCACGAGGACGTAGTAGTTGAAGATGAGTCAAAGTCTTTATCTCAAAATAACATATCATTAAATGAAGGTGACGTTGTTATCAGTAACTCATTACAGCTTGCAACAATGGTCGGTAAAATTAATGTTGGTAAAGTGTTGTCCCTCAACTTCACAAAAATAGAGTTTGATAGCGAAAAACTTGATAAGAGATATTTTCTTTTCTTATTTAATGCTTACAAAGATGTGAAGCGACAAAAAGAAAGGGAGTTA from Paenibacillus sp. FSL R10-2782 includes the following:
- a CDS encoding restriction endonuclease subunit S, which gives rise to MIYLEKRGLKEFVTFVPGINPTRAQKQFSTQVINYYDQSSFEADYNHEDVVVEDESKSLSQNNISLNEGDVVISNSLQLATMVGKINVGKVLSLNFTKIEFDSEKLDKRYFLFLFNAYKDVKRQKERELQGSGPVLRIPLRALGEIIVPVVPIEEQKKIGAIYAETLKLQSKLNKYADLIEQFTSSIIEETLKGK
- a CDS encoding contractile injection system protein, VgrG/Pvc8 family, producing the protein MSILSDGIGYESLRFYGPFQPQHIEQLQITRTINDHTFLHISGLLSEEQGVACIGQDMEQEPIVIRQLDDQGQSLRRLFHGIVTRMTVHCIRGVYTFELEAASHSYQMDIKLKKRSYQDIHRTYDELVTSMVRKYEYGDAIDTITNYAKLDTFVLQYEETDWAFLKRLASHFGSILVPEVTAASPKVFFGMPEGKQHKVERDVFYRVRKTFHELDAEKPGEQRAGSYVTYMIESLQYYALGDLITLPIGQGKELVVVRAVTQLADGLLRTRYDLQAEQNIRYARYENDQATGISLTGTVLKVQQDFVQLQLDIDPKQDPAKACWFPVATRYVAEEHSGWYDMPEIGEQVELYLPTHREQDAYVTDSLRQQRHTNGQPNVKVWQHVQGSGVEMSEQELTLSTSDGFSITLHEDTGITINSPGDVQIQGGHVRLDAGEELSLEAGTALYLKGGASSMVLDGETDTHAPVIYQEGTVKAPVFVADLPPVPEPPLMSIKAYEAAQSAAKSSQAPTPKAKITTPAELQKANALMGTISKLLGSIPVVGNVANVMLNTVGGPAGKVASTILQATAAIPVRSKGTPTIGGSKDSGVHPLKHLAGLALQGLISQYEHEQARQAYYSKWILGKVYTSARHLTDSGGPLELVQNLLKESNAMVHAYQQVPKSVQDKMLRDYKEKEEARAKAAQKAEKENSPPKISDEEYEKINRDHQHWAAYENYRPEIPLGSYRAEDGVVRKANGDPDFKYYDDWKQNYPGDFLILSNQVGITPEEQRWMSYANITREPLALDGRGGEGRALKNEFSRMGKEGASESARLAKENIRRIQQKIDQKSVTTKNSSEPFKPTTQAGLNNKNDDFAKEPFLPDNYYKNNYAPTQGTPGDRLDFNRLGSSGQVEKSRVIYDQGGKQKYRVDYSDHGNSAHHTDPHLHEYIYQDAGKTLKEKIVYFIDPSTGRMRRGKIDRKTNRIKFVD